The DNA segment AACGAGTACCGATCGGACCACTTCAGAAGGAAGCAGGCCGGTGAGCTCATCAATTTATGTGCCTGCGCGCTACTCCTATGTATGGCTATGGCGAAAACGGGCGTGGTGGTCTCGCATGATCTTATTTACAGCCATCTGAGAGAGCACCGTCTCAAGGCGGTCTTCAACTTCCTGGAACGTGATGTGGAGGTGCAGACCTACCTGCGGATGGGGAACATCATGGCGGTCAGAAGGCTCCGCTATAATGATCACGGCCCCACGCACTCCCGGATAGTCTCAGGAAGCGCTCTTGAGATCTTCAAGATCCTGGGCAGAACGATAACGCCCACCAGCGTTGAGGAGGGCTTATACGCCGCAGAAGATGCACGGCTCGTGGTGCTCTGCGGCGCGTACCTCCACGACATCGGCAATGCGGTCCATCGAACGTTACACCACCTCCACGGCTACTATCTCGCAGGCCCCATCCTCGATCGGGCGCTCGTACAGATCTATCCGGATGATCAGGAGCTGCGGATCAGATTGAAGGCGGCGATCCTGCACTGCATCTTCGCCCATGACGAGGAAGTGCGCTGCCTCACGATGGAGGCGGGCACGGTGACCGTGGCTGACGGGACAGACATGGCGGAGGGGCGGGCGCGAATACCCTACCGGACCGGTAAGGTTGATATTCACTCGCTATCCGCGCTCGCGATCAGAAAGGTGGAGCTCGCAGAGGGTGAACCCAAGCCCGTGCGCATCGTCGTGCAGATGGACAATCCCGCGGGCGTCTTCCAGATAGAAGAGGTATTAGACCGGAAAATCGCGTCCTCTAACCTGGAGCGATGGATCGAAGTTGTTGCCCTGGAACGGGATAAAGAGCTGAAGACCCGAAATCGCTAACCGCCCGGCTCGGACTAGCGGATGTGCTAATATAACTGCTCTCGGCTCGAGAAGCCGCATGCACGCAACGCAGTACCCCTGCAGCGCAGGTCTATAGATAGACGCGAACGGCAAGCGCTACACGCACACTTTTCGTCTGTCTTTCGGTCTGGCGGTCTAAAGCGAGTTGGCAGCAGGTATCGATC comes from the Methanomicrobia archaeon genome and includes:
- a CDS encoding HD domain-containing protein; amino-acid sequence: MAMAKTGVVVSHDLIYSHLREHRLKAVFNFLERDVEVQTYLRMGNIMAVRRLRYNDHGPTHSRIVSGSALEIFKILGRTITPTSVEEGLYAAEDARLVVLCGAYLHDIGNAVHRTLHHLHGYYLAGPILDRALVQIYPDDQELRIRLKAAILHCIFAHDEEVRCLTMEAGTVTVADGTDMAEGRARIPYRTGKVDIHSLSALAIRKVELAEGEPKPVRIVVQMDNPAGVFQIEEVLDRKIASSNLERWIEVVALERDKELKTRNR